The following coding sequences lie in one Enterococcus sp. 9E7_DIV0242 genomic window:
- the tig gene encoding trigger factor encodes MSAKWEKKGTNDGVLTFSIDSETIEKGMKQAFNKVKKGLNVPGFRKGKVSRQVFNRMYGEEALYEDALNAVLPEAYEAAVKEAGIDPVSQPKIDVESMNKGEDWVITAEVTVKPEVKLGEYKNLTVEKQDREVTDADVEERLTREQTSQAELVIKEDEAAANGDTVVIDFEGFKDGEAFDGGKGENYSLELGSNSFIPGFEDQLVGKKAGEETEVTVTFPEDYQAEDLAGKEAVFQVKIHEVKAKELPELDDEFAKDVDDSVESLDELKEKYRKELTEAKEASAEEAKDEAAIQLAVANAEIVDLPHVMVHDEVHRSMDEFLNNMQRQGIAPEMYYQLTGTTEADLHKQFEGEAETRTKTNLVIEAIAEQENIEVTAEDIDAEIKELSEQYNMPEDQVRRVLTEDMLKHDIRMKKAVEVVTETAVEK; translated from the coding sequence ATGTCTGCGAAATGGGAGAAAAAAGGCACAAACGATGGCGTGCTGACTTTTTCAATCGATAGTGAAACAATCGAAAAAGGAATGAAACAAGCGTTTAACAAAGTAAAAAAAGGGTTGAATGTTCCAGGATTCCGTAAAGGAAAAGTATCTCGTCAAGTATTTAACCGTATGTACGGAGAAGAAGCATTGTACGAAGACGCCTTGAACGCTGTTTTACCTGAAGCGTATGAAGCTGCTGTGAAAGAAGCAGGAATCGATCCGGTTTCTCAACCGAAAATTGATGTAGAAAGCATGAACAAAGGGGAAGACTGGGTAATTACTGCTGAAGTAACAGTTAAACCAGAAGTGAAGCTTGGCGAATATAAAAATCTGACAGTTGAAAAACAAGACCGTGAAGTAACAGATGCTGATGTTGAAGAACGTTTGACGCGTGAGCAAACTTCTCAAGCGGAGCTTGTTATCAAAGAAGATGAAGCTGCTGCAAACGGAGATACAGTTGTTATCGACTTTGAAGGCTTCAAAGATGGTGAAGCATTTGATGGTGGTAAAGGAGAAAACTATTCTCTTGAATTAGGCTCTAATTCATTCATCCCAGGTTTTGAAGATCAATTAGTCGGTAAAAAAGCTGGAGAAGAAACAGAAGTAACTGTAACTTTCCCTGAGGACTATCAAGCAGAAGATTTAGCTGGAAAAGAAGCTGTTTTCCAAGTGAAAATCCATGAAGTGAAAGCAAAAGAACTTCCTGAATTGGATGATGAGTTTGCGAAGGATGTAGACGACTCTGTTGAATCTTTAGATGAACTGAAAGAAAAATATCGTAAAGAGCTGACTGAAGCTAAAGAAGCATCTGCTGAAGAAGCGAAAGATGAAGCTGCGATCCAGCTAGCTGTAGCAAACGCTGAAATCGTTGATTTACCACATGTTATGGTACATGACGAAGTACATCGTTCAATGGATGAATTCCTGAATAATATGCAACGTCAAGGAATTGCTCCTGAAATGTACTATCAACTAACTGGTACGACTGAAGCAGATCTTCATAAGCAATTTGAGGGTGAAGCAGAAACGCGTACGAAAACAAATCTTGTGATCGAAGCGATTGCTGAACAAGAAAATATTGAAGTGACTGCTGAAGATATTGATGCTGAAATCAAAGAGTTGTCAGAACAATACAATATGCCTGAAGATCAAGTACGTCGTGTGTTGACTGAAGACATGCTGAAGCATGATATTCGTATGAAGAAGGCTGTAGAAGTTGTTACAGAAACTGCAGTTGAAAAATAA